One region of Ictalurus punctatus breed USDA103 chromosome 6, Coco_2.0, whole genome shotgun sequence genomic DNA includes:
- the LOC128632935 gene encoding uncharacterized protein LOC128632935 — protein MDIIQDKKVKLIEWLSGEELIIQHVHSRKLITMSEYMTLKSIKDPIAKVTELLDNILKKGDPCCVEFLELLKKDDVNESRPALKEWIGTVNTSALKDKKKDSNTSQAGTAETADNQEFLRKNRGHLIDNVKAVVRIVDDLPFTNEMVANVRAENTEQAKMRKVLEYTNSKKAAQLLVDALWKHAKDVMEDLTMA, from the exons ATGGACATAATCCAGGATAAAAAAGTGAAACTTATTGAATGGCTATCGGGAGAGGAACTGATTATCCAGCATGTTCATTCCCGGAAGCTGATCACCATGTCTGAATACATGACGCTCAAAAGCATCAAAGATCCCATTGCGAAAGTTACTGAACTCTTGGacaacattttgaaaaaaggaGATCCCTGTTGCGTCGAATTTCTAGAGCTGCTGAAGAAAGACGATGTGAATGAATCCAGACCGGCGCTCAAGGAGTGGATAGGAACAGTAAATACCTCAG CTCTCAAAGATAAGAAAAAGGACAGCAACACCTCTCAAGCTGGTACTGCGGAAACTGCAG ATAATCAGGAATTTCTGAGGAAGAACCGGGGTCATCTTATTGATAATGTAAAAGCTGTTGTTAGAATAGTTGATGACCTTCCCTTCACTAATGAAATGGTGGCAAACGTACGAGCTGAGAACACAGAGCAGGCCAAGATGAGGAAAGTTCTGGAGTACACAAATAGCAAAAAAGCTGCTCAGCTTCTGGTTGATGCCTTGTGGAAACATGCAAAAGATGTCATGGAGGATCTGACCATGGCCTAA